In the Drosophila takahashii strain IR98-3 E-12201 chromosome 3R, DtakHiC1v2, whole genome shotgun sequence genome, one interval contains:
- the Stt3B gene encoding dolichyl-diphosphooligosaccharide--protein glycosyltransferase subunit STT3B codes for MNRTPKMLNSKVAGYSSLITFAILLIAWLAGFSSRLFAVIRFESIIHEFDPWFNYRATAYMVQNGWYNFLNWFDERAWYPLGRIVGGTVYPGLMITSGGIHWLLHVLNIPVHIRDICVFLAPVFSGLTSISTYLLTKELWSSGAGLFAASFIAIVPGYISRSVAGSYDNEGIAIFALQFTYFLWVRSVKTGSVFWSAAAALSYFYMVSAWGGYVFIINLIPLHVFVLLLMGRYSPRLLTSYSTFYILGLLFSMQIPFVGFQPIRTSEHMAAMGVFVLLMAVATLRHLQSVLSRHEFRKLFIVGGLLVGVGVFVAVVVLTMLGVVAPWSGRFYSLWDTGYAKIHIPIIASVSEHQPTTWFSFFFDLHILVCAFPVGVWYCIKQINDERVFVVLYAISAVYFAGVMVRLMLTLTPVVCMLAGVAFSGLLDVFLQEDSSKRVGTAINTATEVDEAEDSIEKKTLYDKAGKLKHRTKHDAQQDTGISSNLKSIVILAVLMLLMMFAVHCTWVTSNAYSSPSIVLAFHNSQDGSRNILDDFREAYYWLSQNTADDARVMSWWDYGYQIAGMANRTTLVDNNTWNNSHIALVGKAMSSTEEKSYEIMTSLDVDYVLVIFGGVIGYSGDDINKFLWMVRIAEGEHPKDIKESDYFTDRGEFRVDAEGAPALLNCLMYKLSYYRFGELKLDYRGPSGYDRTRNAVIGNKDFDLTYLEEAYTTEHWLVRIYRVKKPHEFNRPSLKTKERTIPPANFISRKNSKRRKGYIRNRPVVVKGKRTLK; via the exons ATGAATCGGACGCCGAAGATGCTGAACAGCAAGGTGGCTGGCTACAGCAGCCTGATAACCTTCGCCATCCTGCTAATAGCCTGGCTGGCCGGATTTTCCTCACGCCTCTTCGCTGTCATCCGCTTCGAGTCGATAATCCATGAGTTCGATCCGTGGTTCAACTACCGGGCCACCGCCTATATGGTCCAGAATGGCTGGTACAACTTCCTCAACTGGTTCGACGAGCGCGCCTGGTATCCGCTGGGCAGGATTGTCGGCGGCACCGTCTATCCCGGTTTGATGATCACCTCGGGCGGCATCCACTGGCTGCTGCACGTCCTCAACATTCCGGTCCACATACGCGACATCTGCGTCTTCCTGGCGCCGGTCTTCAGTGGCCTGACCTCCATCTCCACCTATCTGCTGACCAAGGAGCTGTGGTCCTCGGGCGCCGGCCTCTTTGCCGCCAGCTTCATCGCCATCGTGCCGGGCTACATAAGTCGCTCGGTTGCGGGTTCGTACGACAACGAGGGCATCGCCATCTTCGCCCTGCAGTTCACCTACTTCCTGTGGGTGCGCTCCGTGAAGACGGGCTCCGTCTTCTggtccgccgccgccgcgtTGTCCTACTTCTACATGGTCTCCGCCTGGGGTGGCTACGTGTTCATCATCAACCTGATTCCCCTGCACGTCTTCGTGCTGCTCCTCATGGGCCGCTACTCGCCGCGCCTGCTCACCAGCTACAGCACCTTCTACATCCTGGGATTGCTGTTCTCCATGCAGATTCCCTTCGTGGGATTCCAGCCGATACGCACCAGCGAGCACATGGCTGCCATGGGCGTCTTTGTACTCCTGATGGCCGTGGCCACCTTGCGCCATCTGCAGTCGGTGCTGTCGCGTCACGAGTTCCGCAAGCTCTTCATAGTCGGCGGACTGCTGGTTGGCGTCGGCGTCTTTGTGGCCGTCGTGGTGCTTACCATGCTGGGCGTTGTGGCACCCTGGAGCGGACGCTTCTACTCGCTGTGGGATACGGGATACGCCAAGATCCACATTCCCATCATTGCCTCCGTGTCGGAGCATCAGCCGACCACCTGGTTCTCGTTCTTCTTCGATCTGCACATCCTCGTCTGCGCTTTTCCCGTGGGCGTGTGGTACTGCATCAAGCAGATCAACGACGAGCGCGTCTTCGTGGTGCTGTACGCCATCAGTGCGGTCTACTTTGCCGGCGTGATGGTGCGTCTGATGCTGACTCTCACGCCCGTGGTGTGCATGCTGGCCGGAGTGGCCTTTTCGGGACTGCTGGATGTGTTCCTGCAAGAGGATTCGTCGAAGCGAGTGGGCACGGCCATTAACACGGCCACCGAAGTGGATGAGGCCGAGGATTCCATTGAGAAGAAGACGCTGTACGATAAG GCTGGCAAACTGAAGCACCGCACGAAGCACGATGCCCAGCAGGACACTGGCATCAGTTCGAACCTGAAGAGTATTGTTATTTTGGCCGTTCTCatgctgctgatgatgttcGCTGTCCACTGCACCTGGGTGACCAGCAATGCCTACTCCAGCCCCTCCATTGTACTGGCCTTCCACAACAGCCAGGATGG ATCCCGCAACATTTTGGACGATTTCAGGGAGGCTTACTACTGGCTTTCTCAGAACACTGCTGACGATGCCCGCGTTATGTCGTGGTGGGATTACGGCTACCAGATAGCGGGCATGGCGAACAGAACCACGCTGGTGGACAACAATACGTGGAACAATAGTCACATAGCGCTCGTGGGCAAGGCAATGTCCTCGACCGAGGAGAAATCTTACGAAATTATGACCTCTCTTGACGTGGACTACGTCCTAGTGATCTTTGGCGGTGTGATCGGCTATTCGGGCGATGACATCAACAAGTTCCTCTGGATGGTGCGCATTGCCGAGGGCGAGCATCCCAAGGACATCAAGGAAAGCGATTACTTCACGGACCGCGGTGAATTCAGGGTGGATGCCGAAGGTGCTCCGGCTTTACTTAATTGCCTTATGTACAAATTAAGCTACTACCGATTCGGGGAACTGAAATTGGACTACAG AGGACCTTCCGGATATGATCGCACTCGAAACGCAGTCATCGGAAATAAGGACTTTGATCTGACCTATCTGGAAGAGGCCTATACAACAGAACACTGGCTTGTTCGCATCTATAGGGTGAAGAAGCCGCACGAGTTCAACAGACCGTCTCTGAAGACCAAGGAGAGGACGATTCCTCCAGCAAACTTTATCTCCAGAAAG AACTCGAAGCGTCGCAAGGGCTACATAAGAAACCGACCGGTTGTTGTTAAGGGAAAGCGCACCTTGaaataa
- the LOC108062945 gene encoding zinc finger protein 830 → MNNGSNKRLQKKLSVSKKPDVKVDSPLAKYDSSGTLTCIICRIPIKPSVWKVHINSKQHKQNVDQAKQNKIEKPVTTRVFKEPSVPSSVSVPTIPTSTSHPDKTPQTSSQEKNPAIIPEKTPQPNASNKTATESASEKLPEKFFDEDKTSKTEAARLQDEEWQRFQQEIKRAETVSSVIVADEQEDINLKRHIKEIDEQIDNWKRFIKINDQKTLLLNKKRRVNPKVEVDPELSSGSEEDESIDDLFDWRTKNLHR, encoded by the exons ATGAATAATGGAAGTAATAAACGCCTCCAAAAGAAACTGAGCGTTTCTAAGAAGCCAGATGTCAAAGTGGATTCACCCCTGGCAAA GTATGACTCCTCAGGAACCTTGACCTGTATAATTTGCAGGATTCCCATCAAACCCAGCGTGTGGAAGGTGCACATCAACTCGAAGCAACACAAACAGAATGTGGATCAGGCCAAGCAGAATAAGATAGAAAAGCCGGTTACTACTAGAGTTTTCAAGGAACCATCAGTGCCCTCTTCTGTATCTGTTCCTACCATCCCAACATCCACATCTCATCCGGATAAAACTCCACAGACCAGCAGCCAGGAAAAGAATCCTGCCATTATTCCGGAGAAAACCCCTCAACCAAATGCGAGCAACAAGACTGCAACCGAATCTGCTTCCGAAAAACTACCAGAAAAGTTCTTCGACGAGGACAAGACCAGTAAAACCGAAGCAGCCCGTCTGCAGGACGAAGAATGGCAGCGATTCCAGCAGGAGATCAAGAGAGCCGAAACGGTGTCCAGTGTTATTGTGGCCGACGAGCAGGAGGACATCAATCTCAAGCGGCACATCAAGGAAATCGACGAGCAAATCGATAACTGGAAGAGATTCATTAAAATCAACGATCAGAAGACGTTGCTCTTGAATAAAAAGCGAAGAGTTAACCCCAAAGTAGAAGTAGATCCTGAATTGAGTTCAGGAAGCGAGGAAGACGAAAGTATAGATGATTTGTTCGACTGGAGAACGAAAAACTTGCATAGATAG
- the PQBP1 gene encoding uncharacterized protein PQBP1: MSLPAALLQRLKKRGLVTKQSGTTPISEAIEEIIAENYDDDDKSGPYPYKEDSAPEPKRRSTEEQFWSHRIKERIGVNESYHGYKLCPNKYNIYHKCSLYCVNKFNSSPLSHSQPSHKYLKRYKRLLRKYPLEAGWKDVYDKGCKAYYFYNSTTQTVSWLPPSHPKARITNSAAVFRRQLANSNDEFNFDSSNLVLPKSSGLNELDEAENPFSSSVFVPPKKQKSRDLDRKLQRRRRND; this comes from the exons atgagcCTACCGGCAGCCTTATTGCAGCGCCTTAAGAAGCGAGGACTTGTGACCAAACAATCGG GAACCACACCGATTTCAGAAGCTATAGAAGAGATTATAGCCGAAAACTACGATGACGATGATAAGAGCGGTCCGTATCCATATAAAGAGGACTCGGCGCCGGAACCCAAGCGACGGAGCACCGAGGAGCAGTTCTGGTCGCACCGCATCAAGGAACGGATCGGCGTGAACGAGTCCTATCACGGATATAAGCTGTGTCCCAACAAGTACAACATCTACCACAAGTGCTCGCTGTACTGCGTGAATAAGTTTAATAGCTCCCCGCTTTCGCACTCGCAACCGAGTCACAAGTATCTCAAGCGCTACAAGAGGCTTTTGAGGAAATATCCCCTGGAGGCGGGTTGGAAGGATGTGTACGACAAGGGCTGCAAGGCCTATTACTTTTATAATTCAACCACTCAGACTGTCTCGTGGCTTCCGCCTTCCCATCCAAAAGCCCGGATTACGAACAGTGCCGCCGTCTTTCGCCGCCAACTGGCCAACTCAAATGATGAGTTCAATTTCGACTCCAGCAACTTGGTCCTTCCCAAATCCTCTGGCCTAAATGAACTCGATGAGGCTGAAAATCCATTCAGTTCCTCGGTTTTCGTACCCCCCAAGAAGCAAAAGTCAAGGGACTTGGATCGAAAACTTCAGCGACGACGACGTAATGATTAG
- the LOC108062944 gene encoding trypsin-1, with the protein MNLKYIFLFWMLTLNCSGLMCLEYSNGFNESAINAIHTGQSKRTSKFLFDTIFRISSGVSNAFGLSDTEDDVEYTENSSLKNCDCDCGFSNEEIRIVGGKPTGVNQYPWMARIVYDGKFHCGGSLLTKDYVLSAAHCVKKLRKSKIRIIFGDHDQEITSESQAIQRAVTAVIKHKSFDPDTYNNDIALLRLRKPISFSKIIKPVCLPRFNYDPAGRIGTVVGWGRTSEGGELPSIVNQVKVPIMSITECRNQKYKSTRITSSMLCAGRPSMDSCQGDSGGPLLLSNGVKYFIVGIVSWGVGCGREGYPGVYSRVSKFIPWIKSNLENTCLCS; encoded by the exons ATGaatttaaagtatatattcttaTTCTGGATGTTGACGTTGAACTGTTCCGGTCTTATGTGCTTGGAAtattcaaatggttttaatgaGTCCGCAATTAACGCAATCCACACGGGCCAAAGTAaacgaacgagtaaatttctATTTGACACTATTTTTCGCATAAGTTCGGGAGTATCGAATGCTTTTGGACTTTCGGATACCGAAGACGATGTTGAGTATACAGAAAATTCGAGCCTAAAAAATTGTGATTGTG ATTGTGGTTTTTCCAATGAAGAGATTCGCATAGTTGGCGGGAAGCCAACTGGAGTTAACCAATACCCTTGGATGGCCAGAATCGTATATGACGGAAAATTCCATTGCGGTGGGTCCTTGCTGACCAAGGATTACGTGCTGTCCGCCGCTCACTGCGTTAAGAAACTGAGAAAATCGAAGATACGAATTATTTTCGGAGACCACGATCAAGAGATTACTTCGGAGTCGCAAGCCATTCAACGGGCTGTTACGGCCGTGATAAAACACAAAAGCTTTGACCCAGATACATACAACAATGATATTGCCCTTTTGAGACTTCGCAAGCCTATttcgttttctaaaatcaTAAAGCCCGTCTGTCTTCCGCGGTTCAACTACGACCCTGCAG gtCGAATTGGAACCGTTGTCGGCTGGGGACGAACGTCCGAAGGAGGCGAACTGCCCTCCATTGTGAATCAAGTCAAGGTTCCCATTATGTCCATTACGGAGTGCCGCAATCAGAAATACAAAAGTACTCGAATTACCTCATCGATGTTGTGCGCAGGCCGACCATCCATGGACTCTTGCCAGGGCGATAGTGGAGGACCGCTGTTGTTGTCCAATGGAGTTAAGTATTTTATCGTCGGAATCGTTTCCTGGGGCGTCGGTTGCGGCCGCGAAGGATATCCGGGTGTTTACTCGAGAGTGAGCAAGTTCATACCGTGGATTAAATctaatttagaaaatacatGCCTGTGTTCTTAG
- the LOC108062882 gene encoding U3 small nucleolar ribonucleoprotein protein IMP4, producing the protein MLRKQARQRREYLYNKALTERLKSKQKIQETVVQSINENKSIGSKNVKKSLTAYKSLKYADDGVDDRTVNDEYHYAGCEDPKIMMTTSHNPSSRLKMFMKELRLIIPNAQQMNRGNYQLTTLMHACRANNVTDFLIIHEHRGIPDSLVVCHLPYGPTAFFNISDVVMRHDIPDIGHMSEQKPHLIFNNFKTPIGLRTVKILKHLFPVPKENSQRVMSFLNHNDSIIFRHHQYKYVNKELELSEVGPRFSLKLYQIKLGTLENIKAADTEWINRPYMNTSQKRLIFSNDPGIINKETEA; encoded by the exons atgctgCGAAAACAGGCCAGACAACGTAGGGAATATCTATATAATAAAGCCCTCACCGAGCGCCTGAAGTCCAAGCAGAAGATCCAGGAGACCGTAGTTCAAAGCATCAATGAAAACAAGTCGATTGGCTCCAAAAATGTGAAGAAAAGTCTGACGGCCTACAAGTCGCTGAAATATGCAGATGATG GTGTCGACGACCGAACTGTCAATGATGAGTACCACTATGCCGGATGTGAGGATCCCAAAATAATGATGACCACCTCGCACAACCCCTCGTCCAGATTGAAAATGTTTATGAAGGAACTGCGGCTGATTATTCCGAATGCCCAGCAGATGAACAGAGGAAACTACCAGCTGACTACATTAATGCATGCCTGTCGTGCCAATAATGTAACCGATTTCCTAATTATCCATGAGCATCGTGGCATCCCGGACAGCCTTGTGGTCTGTCATCTTCCGTATGGGCCGACTGCCTTCTTCAACATATCCGATGTGGTTATGCGACATGATATTCCCGATATCGGACACATGAGCGAGCAGAAgccacatttaatttttaataatttcaaaacgCCCATTGGCTTGAGGACTGTAAAGATACTCAAACACTTGTTCCCTGTGCCGAAGGAAAACTCCCAAAGGGTAATGTCCTTCCTAAACCACAATGACTCGATTATATTCAGACATCATCAGTACAAATATGTGAACAAGGAACTGGAGCTCAGCGAAGTGGGGCCTAGATTCTCGCTGAAGCTGTACCAAATTAAACTTGGAACGCTGGAGAATATTAAGGCGGCCGATACTGAATGGATTAACCGTCCATATATGAACACTTCGCAGAAAAGGCTTATCTTTTCAAACGACCCAGGAATAATTAATAAGGAAACTGAAGCATAG
- the shams gene encoding glucoside xylosyltransferase 2 isoform X2, with amino-acid sequence MVNKKQHLHMCLLCLIALAILSYFVHQRPSWVTDYKKVVHYSEAQALRTPLYIVVVCCGQRVQETLVMIKSAILFNYDEEYLKFVIFTEDGKGDEFREKLTDWRDIKPFTFDFEILPLKFPSGNEVEWKNLFKPCAAQRLFLPSLLTHVDSLLYVDTDILFLSPISDIWRFFKKFNETQMSALTPEHENENIGWYNRFARHPFYGRLGVNSGVMLMNLTRMREMKWEQHIVSIHKEYKLRIIWGDQDIINILFYYHPDKLYIMPCEYNYRPDHCMYMSICNMSHAGVKVIHGNRGYFHSDRQPLFKSIYEAMENYQLGSNANTDFLMPLHAALSIPSVNDSSCGKISNEVLKVANLVISNRYREVV; translated from the exons atggtaaataaaaaa CAACATCTTCATATGTGTCTGCTTTGCCTAATTGCATTAGCGATACTTTCATATTTCGTACACCAGCGGCCTTCTTGGGTAACTGATTATAAGAAAGTGGTCCACTATAGCGAGGC CCAAGCTTTGAGAACCCCGCTTTATATCGTGGTTGTCTGCTGCGGTCAAAGAGTCCAGGAGACTCTGGTTATGATCAAATCGGCCATTCTTTTTAACTACGACGAAGAGTATCTTAAATTTGTGATCTTTACGGAGGACGGAAAGGGTGATGAGTTCAGAGAAAAGTTGACCGACTGGCGGGATATTAAACCATTTACATTTGACTTTGAGATTTTGCCATTGAAGTTTCCCAGTGGCAATGAAGTCGAATGGAAGAATCTATTCAAGCCCTGTGCAGCTCAACGTTTGTTTTTGCCG tcATTGCTAACGCATGTGGACTCATTGCTGTATGTCGACACGGATATATTGTTTCTGTCGCCGATCTCCGATATCTGGCGGTTCTTCAAAAAGTTCAATGAGACCCAAATGTCCGCATTGACGCCGGAGCACGAGAACGAGAACATCGGATGGTACAACAGATTCGCACGACATCCATTCTACGGCCGACTGGGTGTTAACTCCGGCGTTATGCTAATGAATCTCACGCGGATGAGGGAAATGAAATGGGAACAACATATCGTGTCCATTCACAAGGAGTACAAGCTACGCATCATTTGGGGAGACCAAGACATTATCAATATACTATTTTACTATCATCCCGATAAGCTGTACATCATGCCATGCGAATACAACTACCGTCCAGATCACTGCATGTACATGAGTATTTGCAACATGTCTCACGCTGGCGTCAAAGTAATCCACGGAAATCGCGGCTACTTCCACTCAGATAGGCAGCCGCTCTTCAAGTCTATTTACGAGGCTATGGAGAACTACCAGCTGGGCTCGAATGCCAACACCGATTTCCTAATGCCCTTGCATGCAGCACTCAGTATACCATCCGTCAATGACTCAAGCTGtggaaaaatatcaaatgaaGTATTAAAGGTGGCGAATTTAGTTATAAGTAACAGGTACAGGGAAGTAGTTTAG
- the shams gene encoding glucoside xylosyltransferase 2 isoform X1: MQHLHMCLLCLIALAILSYFVHQRPSWVTDYKKVVHYSEAQALRTPLYIVVVCCGQRVQETLVMIKSAILFNYDEEYLKFVIFTEDGKGDEFREKLTDWRDIKPFTFDFEILPLKFPSGNEVEWKNLFKPCAAQRLFLPSLLTHVDSLLYVDTDILFLSPISDIWRFFKKFNETQMSALTPEHENENIGWYNRFARHPFYGRLGVNSGVMLMNLTRMREMKWEQHIVSIHKEYKLRIIWGDQDIINILFYYHPDKLYIMPCEYNYRPDHCMYMSICNMSHAGVKVIHGNRGYFHSDRQPLFKSIYEAMENYQLGSNANTDFLMPLHAALSIPSVNDSSCGKISNEVLKVANLVISNRYREVV, from the exons atg CAACATCTTCATATGTGTCTGCTTTGCCTAATTGCATTAGCGATACTTTCATATTTCGTACACCAGCGGCCTTCTTGGGTAACTGATTATAAGAAAGTGGTCCACTATAGCGAGGC CCAAGCTTTGAGAACCCCGCTTTATATCGTGGTTGTCTGCTGCGGTCAAAGAGTCCAGGAGACTCTGGTTATGATCAAATCGGCCATTCTTTTTAACTACGACGAAGAGTATCTTAAATTTGTGATCTTTACGGAGGACGGAAAGGGTGATGAGTTCAGAGAAAAGTTGACCGACTGGCGGGATATTAAACCATTTACATTTGACTTTGAGATTTTGCCATTGAAGTTTCCCAGTGGCAATGAAGTCGAATGGAAGAATCTATTCAAGCCCTGTGCAGCTCAACGTTTGTTTTTGCCG tcATTGCTAACGCATGTGGACTCATTGCTGTATGTCGACACGGATATATTGTTTCTGTCGCCGATCTCCGATATCTGGCGGTTCTTCAAAAAGTTCAATGAGACCCAAATGTCCGCATTGACGCCGGAGCACGAGAACGAGAACATCGGATGGTACAACAGATTCGCACGACATCCATTCTACGGCCGACTGGGTGTTAACTCCGGCGTTATGCTAATGAATCTCACGCGGATGAGGGAAATGAAATGGGAACAACATATCGTGTCCATTCACAAGGAGTACAAGCTACGCATCATTTGGGGAGACCAAGACATTATCAATATACTATTTTACTATCATCCCGATAAGCTGTACATCATGCCATGCGAATACAACTACCGTCCAGATCACTGCATGTACATGAGTATTTGCAACATGTCTCACGCTGGCGTCAAAGTAATCCACGGAAATCGCGGCTACTTCCACTCAGATAGGCAGCCGCTCTTCAAGTCTATTTACGAGGCTATGGAGAACTACCAGCTGGGCTCGAATGCCAACACCGATTTCCTAATGCCCTTGCATGCAGCACTCAGTATACCATCCGTCAATGACTCAAGCTGtggaaaaatatcaaatgaaGTATTAAAGGTGGCGAATTTAGTTATAAGTAACAGGTACAGGGAAGTAGTTTAG